A single Nicotiana tabacum cultivar K326 chromosome 5, ASM71507v2, whole genome shotgun sequence DNA region contains:
- the LOC107818413 gene encoding auxin efflux carrier component 1-like — protein sequence MISLSDLYHVLTAVVPLYVAMILAYGSVKWWKIFTPDQCSGINRFVALFAVPLLSFHFIASNNPYAMNYRFIAADTLQKIIVLFVLAIWSRVSSRGSLEWSITLFSLSTLPNTLVMGIPLLKGMYGEASGSLMVQIVVLQCIIWYTLMLFLFEYRGARMLIAEQFPDTAGDIISFKVDSDIISLDGKEPLETQAEVGEDGKLHVTVRKSTSSRSEIFSRKSHGGLNSGLSLTPRPSNLTNAEIYSLQSSRNPTPRGSSFNHTDFYSMVNGKNANMSPRTSNFGNFGFDEESGTAGFGRGNGVYGQGNAGYPAPTNAGIFSPATGPVTKKKANGAEGGRDLHMFVWSSSASPVSEGGIHVFRGGDYGNELGVGAHPKDYDEFGREEFTFGNKQSLNGNEGPVLSKIGSTTELRPKIAQEEIKATALPPASVMTRLILIMVWRKLIRNPNTYSSIIGLTWSLVSFKWNVQMPAIIAKSISILSDAGLGMAMFSLGLFMALSPRIIACGNTVAAFSMGVRFLTGPAVMAAASIAVGLRGVLLHIAIVQAALPQGIVPFVFAKEYGVHPAILSTGVIFGMLVALPITLVYYILLGL from the exons ATGATATCACTTTCAGACCTTTACCATGTTCTCACTGCTGTAGTTCCACTGTATGTAGCAATGATCTTAGCTTATGGTTCAGTAAAATGGTGGAAAATCTTCACCCCAGATCAATGTTCAGGGATCAATAGATTTGTTGCTCTTTTTGCTGTTCCATTGCTATCTTTTCACTTCATTGCTTCCAACAATCCTTATGCAATGAACTACAGGTTCATAGCTGCTGACACTCTTCAAAAAATCATAGTTCTTTTTGTTCTAGCCATTTGGTCAAGGGTGAGTTCAAGAGGTTCCCTTGAATGGTCCATTACTTTGTTCTCTCTTTCCACTCTACCAAACACTTTAGTTATGGGAATCCCTTTGTTAAAGGGTATGTATGGTGAAGCCTCAGGAAGTTTAATGGTCCAAATTGTTGTGCTTCAATGTATAATTTGGTATACTTTGATGCTTTTCTTGTTTGAATATAGAGGTGCAAGAATGCTTATTGCAGAACAGTTTCCTGATACTGCTGGGgatattatttcttttaaagtggATTCTGATATTATTTCATTAGATGGGAAAGAACCATTAGAAACTCAAGCTGAAGTTGGTGAAGATGGGAAGCTTCATGTTACTGTTAGAAAATCAACTAGTTCAAGGTCTGAAATTTTTTCAAGAAAGTCACATGGTGGTCTTAATTCTGGTCTTTCATTAACACCTAGACCATCAAACTTAACAAATGCTGAGATTTATTCATTACAATCTTCAAGAAATCCAACTCCTAGAGGTTCAAGCTTTAACCATACTGATTTCTACTCAATGGTGAATGGTAAAAATGCAAATATGAGTCCTAGGACATCAAACTTTGGAAACTTTGGATTTGATGAGGAGAGTGGAACTGCTGGATTTGGGAGAGGAAATGGGGTTTATGGGCAGGGGAATGCAGGGTACCCTGCTCCTACTAATGCCGGAATTTTTTCTCCGGCCACCGGTCCAGTGACAAAGAAGAAAGCTAATGGTGCAGAAGGTGGAAGAGATCTTCACATGTTTGTTTGGAGTTCAAGTGCTTCACCTGTATCTGAAGGAGGGATTCATGTCTttaggggaggtgactatggcaATGAGCTTGGAGTTGGAGCCCACCCTAAGG ATTATGATGAATTTGGCCGGGAAGAGTTCACGTTCGGGAACAAACAGAGCCTGAATGGAAATGAAGGGCCGGTGCTATCGAAGATTGGCTCCACAACCGAGCTCCGTCCGAAGATTGCTCAAGAAGAGATCAAGGCTACTGCCCTACCACCTGCTAGTGTTATGACCAGGCTCATTTTGATTATGGTGTGGCGAAAACTTATTAGGAACCCGAACACTTACTCCAGCATCATTGGCCTCACTTGGTCATTGGTTTCTTTCAA GTGGAATGTTCAAATGCCTGCGATTATAGCCAAATCGATATCGATCCTTTCTGATGCTGGCCTTGGAATGGCAATGTTTAGTCTTG GTTTGTTCATGGCATTGTCGCCTAGAATCATTGCCTGTGGGAATACAGTTGCTGCTTTCTCAATGGGTGTGAGATTCCTCACTGGTCCTGCAGTCATGGCTGCTGCCTCCATTGCTGTTGGTCTCCGAGGCGTGCTTTTGCATATTGCTATTGTTCAG GCAGCTCTACCTCAGGGAATTGTTCCATTTGTCTTTGCCAAGGAATATGGTGTCCATCCTGCTATATTGAGCACAGG GGTTATATTTGGAATGTTGGTAGCTCTTCCAATCACTTTGGTCTACTACATTTTGTTGGGGCTTTGA
- the LOC142180828 gene encoding uncharacterized protein LOC142180828 gives MALIVASLKLRPYFQYHLIAIVTTFPLRNVLHKPEFSGRLAKWEAEVSEFDIEYKLRTKIKSQVLADFVTNFSPELMHLAGKEAELVSGTTLGVGTLFTDGASNVKGSGLRIVLITPSSETLRQAIRKLPSTNNKVEYEALVVGLELARGLGSEVIEIKCDFQLVVNQVYEISNIKEECMQQYVNKVYTLLV, from the coding sequence ATGGCTCTCATAGTTGCCTCTctaaagcttaggccttattttcaatatcACCTGATAGCCATCGTTACAACCTTTCCCTTAAGGAATGTCCTTCACAAGCCTGAGTTCTCAGGTCGTTTGGCTAAATGGGAGGCTGAAGTTAGTGAATTTGACATTGAGTATAAACTGAGGACTaaaattaagtcacaagttttggctgaTTTCGTGACCAATTTCAGTCCGGAATTAATGCATTTGGCTGGTAAGGAAGCAGAGCTAGTGTCAGGAACAACGTTGGGAGTTGGGACCTTGTttacggatggagcttccaacgtaaaagggtctGGACTCCGAATAGTTCTAATCACGCCTTCGAGTGAGACCCTAAGACAGGCCATTAGAAAGCTACCTTCAACTAACAATAAAgtcgagtatgaggctttggttgTAGGACTTGAACTAGCCCGAGGGCTAGGTTCTGAGGTCATCGAGATAAAGTGTGACTTTCAACTGGTGGTAAACCAAGTGTATGAGATTTCCAACATAAAGGAGGAATGCATGCAGCAGTACGTGAACAAAGTTTATACGTTACTTGTATGA